Proteins encoded by one window of Acetivibrio thermocellus ATCC 27405:
- a CDS encoding methyl-accepting chemotaxis protein codes for MKEITLESHARRVNKVLLFIFWAYFFVCIVLGMTITAPTSLISIESIPLIIFFAGMITSTIYFVKRKYNDITGLILCLSVMVSLVATYFNLNSVVEETMILVLVIPACAMALYLNKRNFAIYAVCFNLLCVIFEAVYKTMGMQKFISDLVKIDFILLFLYFSAKWGSEIIHQMIEKEKNSNNILNKLEDTMGFLRKNTEILNRDIMNCNMTLKMIKESGDSVALAVEEVAKGISEEAESVSNINVMMSEADKLVADTAAISREMAEVSVSTVQIVNEGVKNINEMNKQMDIINTAVNESYSTVLKLQESMDRVNEFLQGITEIAEQTNMLALNASIEAARAGESGKGFAVVADEVRRLAEQSTQTVGLIHQVITNIKDEADAILDKVYSGTEATKAGEAIVKKVSESYDRMNQSFKDIDNYIDSELKMIENTTLLFSQIRKEMESIAGISQEHAAASEEMAASMQDQKDKIESIFNSMKEIQKSSEELEMIVKDK; via the coding sequence ATGAAGGAAATTACTCTGGAAAGTCATGCCAGAAGAGTGAACAAAGTTCTCCTATTTATTTTCTGGGCATATTTTTTTGTGTGTATAGTTTTAGGAATGACTATCACTGCACCTACTTCCCTGATCAGTATTGAAAGTATTCCGCTGATAATTTTTTTCGCAGGCATGATTACTTCAACAATTTACTTTGTCAAAAGGAAATATAACGACATTACCGGTCTGATTTTATGTCTGTCAGTTATGGTTTCGCTTGTAGCCACCTATTTTAATCTGAATTCTGTGGTCGAGGAAACTATGATTCTTGTATTGGTAATACCTGCATGTGCCATGGCTCTGTATTTAAACAAGAGAAATTTTGCGATTTATGCAGTTTGTTTCAATTTGCTCTGTGTAATTTTTGAGGCAGTATATAAAACAATGGGTATGCAGAAATTTATTTCAGATTTGGTTAAAATTGATTTTATTTTGTTGTTTTTATATTTTTCCGCCAAATGGGGAAGTGAAATAATCCATCAAATGATAGAAAAAGAGAAGAATTCAAATAATATACTGAATAAACTGGAAGATACCATGGGATTTCTGAGAAAAAATACTGAAATTTTAAACCGTGACATAATGAATTGCAATATGACTTTAAAAATGATTAAGGAATCGGGCGACAGTGTTGCACTGGCGGTGGAAGAGGTTGCGAAAGGTATTAGTGAGGAAGCTGAAAGCGTCAGTAATATTAATGTTATGATGTCGGAAGCAGATAAATTAGTGGCTGATACGGCCGCAATTTCAAGGGAAATGGCTGAAGTTTCCGTTTCAACCGTTCAGATTGTAAATGAAGGTGTTAAAAATATAAATGAAATGAATAAACAAATGGACATTATTAACACTGCGGTAAATGAATCTTACTCAACGGTACTAAAGCTTCAGGAGAGCATGGACAGGGTAAATGAATTTCTGCAGGGAATTACGGAGATAGCCGAGCAAACCAATATGTTGGCTTTAAATGCGTCAATTGAGGCGGCAAGAGCAGGAGAATCGGGAAAGGGATTTGCCGTTGTCGCAGATGAAGTCAGAAGGCTTGCGGAACAGAGTACTCAAACAGTGGGACTTATCCATCAGGTTATAACGAATATAAAGGACGAAGCAGATGCGATATTGGACAAGGTATATAGCGGAACCGAGGCAACAAAAGCAGGAGAAGCCATTGTGAAAAAAGTAAGTGAGAGTTATGACCGGATGAACCAGTCTTTTAAGGATATTGACAATTATATTGACAGTGAGTTGAAAATGATTGAAAACACTACTCTTCTCTTTTCTCAAATACGTAAGGAAATGGAAAGCATAGCCGGAATTTCGCAGGAGCATGCGGCAGCATCCGAAGAAATGGCTGCTTCGATGCAGGACCAGAAAGATAAAATTGAGAGTATCTTTAATTCTATGAAAGAAATTCAGAAATCAAGTGAAGAGCTTGAAATGATTGTAAAAGACAAGTGA
- a CDS encoding pyridoxal-phosphate-dependent aminotransferase family protein has product MNKPLVMTPGPTYVHEDVRRAMQQEVGNPDVEESFFEFYRETCERLKELLKTKNDVIILSGEGILGLEAACASVIEPGDRVLCIDNGIFGNGFGDFVKMYGGEATYLKFDYRRAVDVNVVENFLKNDHNFKAATLVHCETPSGITNPIADICKMLKRYGILSIVDAVSSIGGEPLEADEWEIDVVLGGSQKCISAPPGLTFMSISRDAWNAILKRKTPIIGYYCNLAVWKSWYEDRWFPYTQPVSDIYALRAAVDRLLQDDLRIERHKNIADRVRAALADRGLELYPENGFSNTVTAFYVPDGATFTDIYNIMLSEHNILIAGSFGFLKDKVIRIGHMGENCYEDKILKTFAALDKTFEKLNIDLRNKLPGSR; this is encoded by the coding sequence ATGAACAAACCGTTAGTAATGACTCCGGGTCCAACTTATGTTCATGAGGATGTAAGAAGAGCCATGCAACAGGAAGTGGGAAATCCGGATGTGGAGGAGAGCTTTTTTGAATTTTACAGGGAAACATGTGAAAGACTAAAGGAACTTTTAAAAACAAAGAATGATGTAATTATATTGTCAGGAGAAGGAATTTTGGGTTTGGAGGCTGCCTGTGCTTCAGTTATTGAACCGGGAGACAGAGTTTTGTGTATTGATAATGGCATATTCGGAAACGGATTTGGCGATTTTGTAAAGATGTACGGAGGAGAAGCTACATATTTGAAATTTGATTATCGCCGGGCTGTTGATGTAAATGTGGTCGAAAATTTTCTTAAGAATGACCACAATTTTAAAGCTGCAACTCTTGTACATTGTGAAACTCCTTCGGGAATAACAAATCCCATAGCCGATATTTGCAAAATGCTAAAAAGGTATGGAATTTTATCCATCGTTGATGCGGTTTCCTCAATAGGAGGAGAGCCTTTGGAAGCAGATGAATGGGAGATTGATGTTGTACTGGGAGGCTCTCAAAAATGTATTTCCGCACCGCCGGGACTGACTTTTATGAGTATAAGCCGAGATGCATGGAATGCCATATTGAAAAGAAAGACACCGATAATAGGTTATTACTGCAACCTGGCAGTATGGAAAAGCTGGTATGAGGACAGGTGGTTTCCATACACACAACCGGTCAGTGATATTTACGCGTTAAGAGCGGCCGTTGACAGACTCTTACAGGACGACCTGCGAATTGAGAGACATAAAAACATTGCCGACAGGGTAAGGGCTGCTTTGGCAGACAGAGGGTTGGAGTTGTATCCTGAAAATGGTTTTTCCAATACGGTTACAGCTTTCTATGTACCTGATGGTGCAACTTTTACCGATATATACAATATAATGCTCAGTGAACACAATATATTAATTGCAGGCTCTTTTGGTTTTTTGAAGGACAAGGTGATACGAATCGGACATATGGGGGAAAATTGTTATGAAGACAAGATTTTGAAAACTTTTGCCGCTTTGGACAAGACATTTGAAAAACTGAATATTGATTTAAGGAACAAATTGCCTGGTTCACGGTAA
- a CDS encoding glutamate-5-semialdehyde dehydrogenase, producing the protein MSISEMAFQVKEASIRLAAAGTELKNKALENIARLLMERKDEIIKANNEDLQRSREEKLAEPLLKRLKFDEAKIVDVIDGINSLIKLEDPVGKTLLSTELDEGLELYRVTCPIGVVGIIFESRPDALVQISTLCLKSGNGVLLKGGSEARETNKILAQIITEATEEVGIPPNWIKLLETRADVNEMLKMDKYIDLIIPRGSNEFVRYIMDNSRIPVMGHADGICHCYIDEDADIDMAIRIVVDSKTQYVAVCNATETLLVHKNIAPKVLPELKRALDSKNVELVGCSETQKIIPVAPATEEDWRTEYLDYKLSVKVVGDLEEAIEHINTYGSGHTDSIITNSKEKAAAFMSLVDSGNVFWNCSTRFSDGFRYGFGAEVGISTSKIHARGPVGLDGLLIYKYKLIGNGHIVEDYAKRTKSFKHNKMNKQFPL; encoded by the coding sequence ATGAGTATCAGTGAAATGGCGTTTCAGGTCAAGGAGGCTTCTATCAGGCTTGCGGCAGCAGGTACCGAATTAAAGAACAAAGCCCTTGAGAATATAGCCAGACTGTTAATGGAGAGAAAAGACGAGATTATAAAGGCAAACAATGAAGATTTACAGAGAAGCAGGGAGGAAAAGCTTGCAGAACCCCTTCTTAAGAGATTGAAATTTGATGAAGCCAAGATTGTGGATGTGATAGACGGTATTAACAGCTTGATAAAGCTGGAGGATCCGGTGGGAAAAACCCTTCTTTCCACTGAGCTTGACGAGGGACTTGAGCTTTATAGAGTTACCTGCCCGATAGGAGTTGTGGGAATAATTTTTGAGTCAAGACCGGATGCCCTTGTTCAGATTTCCACGCTGTGTCTTAAAAGCGGAAACGGTGTTCTTTTAAAGGGGGGTTCCGAGGCCCGGGAGACCAATAAGATACTTGCCCAAATTATTACCGAGGCCACTGAAGAAGTTGGAATTCCGCCAAACTGGATAAAACTTTTGGAGACTAGGGCGGATGTAAATGAAATGCTTAAAATGGACAAATATATTGACCTAATCATTCCAAGAGGTTCAAATGAGTTTGTAAGGTATATTATGGATAATTCCAGAATTCCTGTAATGGGCCATGCGGACGGAATATGCCATTGCTATATAGATGAGGATGCCGACATTGACATGGCAATTCGGATTGTTGTGGATTCCAAAACCCAGTATGTTGCTGTCTGCAACGCAACGGAGACATTGCTGGTTCATAAAAATATTGCTCCGAAAGTTCTGCCTGAGCTGAAAAGAGCTTTGGACAGCAAAAATGTGGAACTGGTGGGCTGCAGTGAAACACAGAAGATTATACCTGTTGCCCCGGCAACGGAAGAGGACTGGAGGACAGAGTATCTTGACTACAAGCTGTCTGTTAAAGTAGTCGGTGATCTGGAGGAGGCCATAGAACATATCAACACCTATGGTTCGGGGCATACTGACAGTATAATTACAAACAGCAAAGAAAAGGCGGCAGCATTTATGTCCCTTGTAGATTCGGGCAATGTCTTCTGGAATTGCTCCACACGCTTTAGTGATGGGTTTAGGTATGGTTTTGGCGCTGAAGTCGGAATCAGCACAAGCAAAATTCATGCAAGAGGACCGGTGGGACTTGACGGATTGTTGATTTACAAGTACAAGCTTATCGGCAATGGACATATTGTGGAGGATTATGCCAAAAGGACAAAAAGTTTCAAACATAATAAAATGAACAAGCAATTCCCTCTATAA
- a CDS encoding glycosyl hydrolase family 8, whose amino-acid sequence MKNVKKRVGVVLLILAVLGVYMLAMPANTVSAAGVPFNTKYPYGPTSIADNQSEVTAMLKAEWEDWKSKRITSNGAGGYKRVQRDASTNYDTVSEGMGYGLLLAVCFNEQALFDDLYRYVKSHFNGNGLMHWHIDANNNVTSHDGGDGAATDADEDIALALIFADKLWGSSGAINYGQEARTLINNLYNHCVEHGSYVLKPGDRWGGSSVTNPSYFAPAWYKVYAQYTGDTRWNQVADKCYQIVEEVKKYNNGTGLVPDWCTASGTPASGQSYDYKYDATRYGWRTAVDYSWFGDQRAKANCDMLTKFFARDGAKGIVDGYTIQGSKISNNHNASFIGPVAAASMTGYDLNFAKELYRETVAVKDSEYYGYYGNSLRLLTLLYITGNFPNPLSDLSGQPTPPSNPTPSLPPQVVYGDVNGDGNVNSTDLTMLKRYLLKSVTNINREAADVNRDGAINSSDMTILKRYLIKSIPHLPY is encoded by the coding sequence GTGAAGAACGTAAAAAAAAGAGTAGGTGTGGTTTTGCTGATTCTTGCAGTGTTGGGGGTTTATATGTTGGCAATGCCGGCAAACACTGTGTCAGCGGCAGGTGTGCCTTTTAACACAAAATACCCCTATGGTCCTACTTCTATTGCCGATAATCAGTCGGAAGTAACTGCAATGCTCAAAGCAGAATGGGAAGACTGGAAGAGCAAGAGAATTACCTCGAACGGTGCAGGAGGATACAAGAGAGTACAGCGTGATGCTTCCACCAATTATGATACGGTATCCGAAGGTATGGGATACGGACTTCTTTTGGCGGTTTGCTTTAACGAACAGGCTTTGTTTGACGATTTATACCGTTACGTAAAATCTCATTTCAATGGAAACGGACTTATGCACTGGCACATTGATGCCAACAACAATGTTACAAGTCATGACGGCGGCGACGGTGCGGCAACCGATGCTGATGAGGATATTGCACTTGCGCTCATATTTGCGGACAAGTTATGGGGTTCTTCCGGTGCAATAAACTACGGGCAGGAAGCAAGGACATTGATAAACAATCTTTACAACCATTGTGTAGAGCATGGATCCTATGTATTAAAGCCCGGTGACAGATGGGGAGGTTCATCAGTAACAAACCCGTCATATTTTGCGCCTGCATGGTACAAAGTGTATGCTCAATATACAGGAGACACAAGATGGAATCAAGTGGCGGACAAGTGTTACCAAATTGTTGAAGAAGTTAAGAAATACAACAACGGAACCGGCCTTGTTCCTGACTGGTGTACTGCAAGCGGAACTCCGGCAAGCGGTCAGAGTTACGACTACAAATATGATGCTACACGTTACGGCTGGAGAACTGCCGTGGACTATTCATGGTTTGGTGACCAGAGAGCAAAGGCAAACTGCGATATGCTGACCAAATTCTTTGCCAGAGACGGGGCAAAAGGAATCGTTGACGGATACACAATTCAAGGTTCAAAAATTAGCAACAATCACAACGCATCATTTATAGGACCTGTTGCGGCAGCAAGTATGACAGGTTACGATTTGAACTTTGCAAAGGAACTTTATAGGGAGACTGTTGCTGTAAAGGACAGTGAATATTACGGATATTACGGAAACAGCTTGAGACTGCTCACTTTGTTGTACATAACAGGAAACTTCCCGAATCCTTTGAGTGACCTTTCCGGCCAACCGACACCACCGTCGAATCCGACACCTTCATTGCCTCCTCAGGTTGTTTACGGTGATGTAAATGGCGACGGTAATGTTAACTCCACTGATTTGACTATGTTAAAAAGATATCTGCTGAAGAGTGTTACCAATATAAACAGAGAGGCTGCAGACGTTAATCGTGACGGTGCGATTAACTCCTCTGACATGACTATATTAAAGAGATATCTGATAAAGAGCATACCCCACCTACCTTATTAG
- the sigI gene encoding RNA polymerase sigma-I factor, whose translation MIDLFSPKGKKDTVSTTNKDKSFEDGIVNIINKIKAGDKLLREEFINSYTPYIIRTVSNLTGKYVDVENSDEFSVGLAAFNEAIDSFDEGKNMFFFKFSTLVIKRRLTDYARHNKKHCHVYPFTYFEDKNNSYFEQIHLKSEIDLQNTYEISREIELYEQKLRDFGISLEHLAKCAPKHKDSKSLCIKIAKVIADNKELFSKLERTRNIPKTELLKLLKINKKTIERNRTFIIAAALIFGNDFNLLKDFLDISEPGGDNIERSTK comes from the coding sequence TTGATTGATTTGTTTTCCCCTAAGGGAAAAAAAGATACAGTTAGTACAACTAATAAAGATAAATCCTTCGAGGACGGTATCGTGAATATTATAAATAAAATAAAGGCCGGAGACAAATTATTAAGGGAAGAGTTCATCAACAGCTATACACCTTATATTATCAGAACAGTCTCCAATTTGACCGGCAAATATGTTGATGTTGAAAACAGTGATGAGTTCAGCGTGGGTCTTGCCGCCTTCAATGAAGCTATTGACAGCTTTGATGAAGGAAAAAACATGTTTTTCTTTAAATTCTCGACTTTGGTAATAAAAAGAAGACTTACCGATTACGCTCGTCACAATAAAAAACATTGCCATGTATATCCTTTTACATATTTTGAAGATAAAAACAACAGCTATTTTGAACAAATACATTTAAAAAGTGAAATTGATTTACAAAACACATATGAAATCAGCAGAGAAATCGAGCTATATGAACAAAAGCTTCGGGATTTTGGAATCAGCCTTGAACATCTGGCCAAATGCGCACCAAAGCACAAAGATTCAAAATCCCTGTGTATAAAGATTGCCAAAGTAATTGCCGACAACAAAGAACTTTTCAGCAAACTTGAGAGAACCCGAAACATACCGAAAACAGAACTGTTGAAATTACTCAAGATAAATAAAAAGACAATTGAGAGAAACCGTACATTCATCATAGCCGCTGCTTTGATCTTTGGAAACGACTTCAACTTACTCAAGGACTTTCTAGACATCTCAGAACCAGGAGGTGACAACATTGAACGGAGCACAAAATAA
- a CDS encoding anti-sigma-I factor RsgI family protein: MNGAQNNMSHYTGIILKLESDRAIVLTDGLDFMELKLKPGMQRGQHVIFDESDLYSAGLITRYKSIIMPFSAFAAAAAVFLVILFSLRFVSISQEYAYIDVDINPSIGLVIDKKEKVIDAKPLNNDAKPILDEAAPKDMPLYDALSKILDISKKNGYINSADNIVLFSASINSGRNNVSESDKGIQEIISTLKDVAKDAGVKFEIIPSTEEDRQKALDQNLSMGRYAIYVKAVEEGVNLNLEDARNLSVSEILGKVNIGKFAISDTPEDSGIMPAISVPAEPVPSVTPAYTAVPEKTEAQPVDIPKSSPTPASFTAHVPTPPKTPSIPHTSGPAIVHTPAADKTTPTFTGSSTPVPTNVVAIASTPVPVSTPKPVSTPAYSSTPTPESTPVPVSTPKPASTPTPASTPKPVSTPTHVSTPKPISTPTSTPRPASTPKPTSTPTPESTPKPTSTPAPVSTPTSTPIPTYTSTPASTPIPAYTSTPTSIPTLTPATSPAPTSSPTPIPSPAPTETDLLTKIELQAYNHIRTSETKELQPRIKLINTGNTPITLSEVKIRYYYTKDQVINEIYTCDWSNITSSKITGTVVQMSNPKPNADSYVEIGFTNSAGVLNPGEYVEIISRIGNSYALSLATPPYSEWNYMYDQNSDYSFNNSSSDFVVWDKITVYISGTLYWGIEP, translated from the coding sequence TTGAACGGAGCACAAAATAATATGTCACATTACACGGGAATCATTTTGAAACTGGAAAGTGACAGGGCAATCGTATTGACTGACGGGCTTGATTTTATGGAACTGAAGCTCAAACCCGGCATGCAACGCGGCCAGCATGTTATTTTCGATGAATCCGACTTGTATTCAGCCGGTCTCATTACGAGGTATAAAAGTATCATTATGCCTTTTTCTGCGTTTGCCGCTGCCGCTGCAGTTTTTCTTGTAATACTTTTCAGTCTGAGATTCGTTTCAATTTCCCAGGAATATGCTTATATAGATGTTGATATAAATCCAAGCATTGGGCTTGTAATTGATAAAAAGGAAAAGGTTATAGACGCAAAACCTTTAAATAATGACGCAAAACCGATTCTCGATGAAGCGGCCCCAAAAGACATGCCGTTATACGACGCTTTATCGAAAATACTGGATATTTCAAAGAAAAACGGATATATAAATTCCGCAGACAATATTGTTCTGTTCTCCGCATCAATAAACTCCGGCCGGAACAATGTTTCCGAAAGTGACAAAGGCATTCAGGAAATAATATCCACCCTCAAAGACGTTGCAAAGGATGCAGGAGTCAAATTTGAAATTATACCGTCTACCGAAGAGGACAGACAAAAAGCTTTAGACCAAAATCTTTCCATGGGAAGGTATGCTATATATGTAAAAGCTGTGGAAGAAGGTGTCAATCTTAACCTGGAAGATGCCCGAAACTTAAGCGTCTCCGAGATTCTTGGCAAAGTAAACATTGGCAAATTCGCCATCTCCGATACTCCGGAAGACTCCGGAATTATGCCTGCGATTTCGGTTCCGGCTGAACCTGTGCCAAGTGTTACACCGGCTTATACCGCTGTACCGGAAAAAACAGAAGCGCAACCTGTTGATATACCAAAATCTTCACCAACACCGGCAAGTTTTACGGCACATGTTCCCACACCGCCAAAAACTCCGTCAATCCCGCATACATCCGGGCCTGCCATCGTGCACACTCCGGCTGCCGATAAAACCACCCCGACTTTCACGGGGTCATCCACACCTGTACCAACCAATGTAGTAGCAATTGCATCCACACCTGTACCTGTATCTACGCCCAAGCCTGTATCAACACCTGCATATTCATCTACTCCCACACCCGAATCTACACCTGTACCTGTGTCCACACCCAAGCCAGCATCAACACCTACACCTGCATCTACACCCAAGCCTGTATCGACACCCACACATGTATCTACACCCAAGCCTATATCAACACCTACATCCACACCTAGACCTGCGTCCACACCTAAGCCTACATCAACGCCTACACCGGAATCTACGCCCAAGCCTACGTCAACACCTGCACCCGTATCCACACCTACATCGACACCAATACCTACATATACATCCACTCCTGCATCCACACCAATACCTGCATATACATCCACACCTACGTCCATACCAACGCTTACACCTGCAACATCACCTGCGCCCACATCATCGCCGACACCGATTCCATCGCCAGCGCCTACGGAAACTGACTTGTTAACAAAGATTGAGCTTCAGGCATACAATCACATCAGAACCTCCGAAACCAAAGAGCTTCAACCCAGAATCAAGCTGATAAATACCGGAAATACGCCAATAACGCTCTCTGAGGTAAAAATCAGGTATTATTATACAAAGGATCAAGTAATCAATGAGATTTACACATGCGACTGGTCAAACATTACTTCATCCAAAATAACAGGAACTGTGGTTCAAATGTCAAACCCAAAACCTAATGCCGACAGCTACGTTGAAATAGGTTTCACTAACAGTGCCGGTGTTCTAAATCCCGGTGAGTACGTTGAAATAATCAGCAGAATCGGAAACAGTTATGCTTTAAGTCTGGCAACTCCGCCTTATTCAGAATGGAATTATATGTACGACCAAAATTCCGACTACTCCTTCAACAACAGTTCTTCAGATTTTGTAGTCTGGGACAAGATTACAGTGTATATATCAGGAACTCTATATTGGGGAATTGAACCTTAA